GCTGGTAGTTCGAAAGCCATTAGTATCTCTCCATGGATTCAGGTTATCGTTTTGTTTACCAATCAGGTAACATTGCTCTACTTCTATTGTACTGATTATTTTTGTGATGTGAATCATTGTTTGGGAATTATCTGGATTGCTGTAGCTATTTAATGGATTTTAGATAAACCCTACAAACTGTGGCATTTTGTTCTTTGTCTAGGTGTCGTACAATAGTCGTTATGTGTTCATTCGTCGTACTTAGGAAATCCAATGGAAACTGTAGAAAAGATTAAACAGCAAATTAGCGAAAACCCAATTATTGTGTACATGAAAGGTTCACCTAAGCTACCAAGCTGTGGATTTTCATCTCAAGTTGCTCAAGTGATGATCAATTGTGGTGAACAATTTGCCTTCGTAGATATTTTACAGCACCCAGATATTCGTGCTGAACTACC
The Shewanella vesiculosa DNA segment above includes these coding regions:
- the grxD gene encoding Grx4 family monothiol glutaredoxin, producing METVEKIKQQISENPIIVYMKGSPKLPSCGFSSQVAQVMINCGEQFAFVDILQHPDIRAELPKFANWPTFPQLWVEGELIGGCDIITEMFQKGELQPIIKATADKFRTEDAAE